A single genomic interval of Streptomyces showdoensis harbors:
- a CDS encoding DUF7144 family membrane protein: MSQNTAPPQNKTSGAGGGWAAGGTLFAGVLMLVTGIMDVFQGIAGIAEDDVYTRVGDYVFKFNLTTWGWIHLILGIVVAIAGYGILKGAEWGRVAGIALASLNVIAQFLFLPYQPWWALFSMAVSIFIIWALATDDAYGGGRP, from the coding sequence ATGAGCCAGAACACCGCACCACCGCAGAACAAGACCTCGGGCGCCGGCGGCGGCTGGGCCGCCGGAGGCACCCTCTTCGCCGGTGTCCTCATGCTGGTCACCGGCATCATGGACGTCTTCCAGGGCATCGCCGGCATCGCCGAGGACGACGTCTACACCCGGGTCGGCGACTACGTCTTCAAGTTCAACCTGACGACGTGGGGCTGGATCCACCTCATCCTCGGCATCGTCGTCGCCATCGCGGGCTACGGCATCCTCAAGGGCGCCGAGTGGGGCCGGGTCGCCGGTATCGCGCTCGCCTCCCTGAACGTCATCGCCCAGTTCCTGTTCCTGCCCTACCAGCCGTGGTGGGCGCTGTTCTCCATGGCCGTCTCGATCTTCATCATCTGGGCGCTGGCCACGGACGACGCCTACGGCGGCGGGCGCCCGTGA